Proteins from one Bos indicus x Bos taurus breed Angus x Brahman F1 hybrid chromosome 19, Bos_hybrid_MaternalHap_v2.0, whole genome shotgun sequence genomic window:
- the PIMREG gene encoding protein PIMREG isoform X1, with translation MASRWPAVGASLRRRSLQNQERLEESEALQPVAGHPDTSSGALGSLCRQFQRRLPLRAVSLNLGVGPSWKRLETPEPGQQGLQAAARSAKSTLGAMSQRIQESCQSGTKWLVETQVKARRRKRGAQKGSSPPAHSLSQRSTRLSVAAPAHSTLGPWEKEYHRLSVQMSSRAHPWRRSRREAAFRSPYSSAEPLCSPSESDSDLEPVGAGIRHLQKVSQELEEAIVAEDRKQAIADHHALTLRIHTSRELLVVPLSCHKQGPDSQSPRWGLLGVLCFPASATSRPARDHLPQPASDSGRSRRGGGNHSFYFPLGLRNSTHV, from the exons ATGGCTTCTCGATGGCCagctgtgggggcttccctgcgTCGGAGGTCTCTCCAGAACCAGGAGCGGTTGGAGGAGAGCGAGGCCCTGCAGCCTGTAGCCGGCCACCCGGACACCTCCAGCGGggccctgggctccctgtgcAGACAGTTCCAGAGACGGCTGCCCCTGAGAGCAGTCAGCCTCAACCTCGGGGTGGGCCCCTCCTGGAAACGCCTGGAAACCCCAGAGCCAGGGCAGCAGGGCCTCCAGGCTGCAGCTCGCTCAGCTAAGAGCACCTTGGGTGCCATGTCCCAG AGGATCCAGGAGTCCTGCCAAAGTGGCACCAAGTGGCTGGTGGAAACCCAGGTGAAagccaggaggaggaagagaggggcCCAGAAGGGCAGTAGCCCCCCAGCTCACAGCCTGAGCCAGAGGAGCACCCGGCTATCTGTGGCCGCCCCTGCCCACTCAACCCTGGGCCCCTGGGAGAAAGAGTACCACCGCCTCTCTGTCCAGATGAGCTCCCGTGCCCACCCTTGGCGACGGTCCAGAAGGGAGGCTGCCTTCCGGAGCCCCTACTCCTCGGCAGAGCCCCTCTGCTCCCCTAG TGAGTCTGACAGTGACCTGGAGCCTGTGGGGGCAGGAATCCGGCATCTCCAAAAGGTGTCCCAAGAGCTAGAGGAGGCCATCGTAGCGGAGGACAG GAAGCAAGCCATAGCTGACCACCATGCCCTCACACTCAGGATCCACACTTCCCGGGAGCTGCTGGTGGTGCCCCTGAGCTGCCACAAACAAGGACCTGACTCACAAAGCCCCAGGTGGGGGCTGCTTGGGGTCCTCTGCTTTCCTGCTTCAGCCACCTCCCGGCCCGCCAGGGACCACCTGCCACAGCCTGCAAGCGACTCAGGGAGATCTcggaggggtggggggaaccatTCATTCTACTTCCCTTTGGGGCTTAGGAACTCAACCCACGTATGA
- the PIMREG gene encoding protein PIMREG isoform X2, which translates to MASRWPAVGASLRRRSLQNQERLEESEALQPVAGHPDTSSGALGSLCRQFQRRLPLRAVSLNLGVGPSWKRLETPEPGQQGLQAAARSAKSTLGAMSQRIQESCQSGTKWLVETQVKARRRKRGAQKGSSPPAHSLSQRSTRLSVAAPAHSTLGPWEKEYHRLSVQMSSRAHPWRRSRREAAFRSPYSSAEPLCSPSESDSDLEPVGAGIRHLQKVSQELEEAIVAEDSGDMTVSLIRD; encoded by the exons ATGGCTTCTCGATGGCCagctgtgggggcttccctgcgTCGGAGGTCTCTCCAGAACCAGGAGCGGTTGGAGGAGAGCGAGGCCCTGCAGCCTGTAGCCGGCCACCCGGACACCTCCAGCGGggccctgggctccctgtgcAGACAGTTCCAGAGACGGCTGCCCCTGAGAGCAGTCAGCCTCAACCTCGGGGTGGGCCCCTCCTGGAAACGCCTGGAAACCCCAGAGCCAGGGCAGCAGGGCCTCCAGGCTGCAGCTCGCTCAGCTAAGAGCACCTTGGGTGCCATGTCCCAG AGGATCCAGGAGTCCTGCCAAAGTGGCACCAAGTGGCTGGTGGAAACCCAGGTGAAagccaggaggaggaagagaggggcCCAGAAGGGCAGTAGCCCCCCAGCTCACAGCCTGAGCCAGAGGAGCACCCGGCTATCTGTGGCCGCCCCTGCCCACTCAACCCTGGGCCCCTGGGAGAAAGAGTACCACCGCCTCTCTGTCCAGATGAGCTCCCGTGCCCACCCTTGGCGACGGTCCAGAAGGGAGGCTGCCTTCCGGAGCCCCTACTCCTCGGCAGAGCCCCTCTGCTCCCCTAG TGAGTCTGACAGTGACCTGGAGCCTGTGGGGGCAGGAATCCGGCATCTCCAAAAGGTGTCCCAAGAGCTAGAGGAGGCCATCGTAGCGGAGGACAG TGGCGACATGACTGTTTCTCTCATCCGAGACTGA